From Phyllopteryx taeniolatus isolate TA_2022b chromosome 18, UOR_Ptae_1.2, whole genome shotgun sequence, the proteins below share one genomic window:
- the LOC133468516 gene encoding adenosine 5'-monophosphoramidase HINT3-like, which yields MATQIARDDDECPFCQIANNQTDTEILTRDGELLCFRDAKPGAGHHYLVITTTHIGDCKALRAHHIPTVERMAEMGRGALEKNKVRDLTDIRLGFHVPPFSSVPHLHLHALAPASKMNESSQRRYGPRSHWFITVEEALTQLRTRGRIK from the exons ATGGCGACGCAAATCGCCCGTGACGACGACGAATGTCCTTTTTGCCAGATCGCGAACAACCAAACCGACACCGAAATCCTCACGCGT GACGGCGAGCTGCTGTGCTTCCGGGACGCCAAGCCGGGTGCCGGCCACCATTACCTCGTCATAACCACGACTCACATCGGCGACTGTAAAGCTCTGCGTGCGCATCACATTCCCACCG TGGAGCGCATGGCCGAGATGGGAAGGGGCGCGTTGGAGAAAAATAAAGTGCGAGACCTCACAGACATCAG GCTGGGCTTCCACGTGCCTCCGTTCTCGTCCGTGCCTCACCTCCACCTGCACGCCCTGGCCCCCGCCAGCAAGATGAACGAAAGCTCGCAGCGGCGATACGGGCCGCGCTCGCACTGGTTCATCACA GTCGAGGAAGCGCTGACTCAGCTGAGGACACGCGGCAGAATCAAATGA